From one Pedobacter faecalis genomic stretch:
- a CDS encoding sensor histidine kinase, whose protein sequence is MNMRLSGAIRRYTHNVTELEQTNRGLASKGQLLERAEQIAHIGTWQVDTRSGAVEWSDELYRIYGFTKTEITPDAELNTRVIVPEYREKVAKALESAVNNNSNFAVEYQIMQPSGLRKYILAQGLYLSDESRLVATIQDITELKEAVLKLRINETLLREAEKVSHSGSWEWMEGKQYILWSDEMYNIHGLFPHSVTMNINTYQSLIHEEDLKEVTAEFERAQIRKTPFKLNYRIVRPSGQIRHVLTAGEYKRIGINDNFAYIGTTQDVTELREAQVQLEEKISALNRSNQDLEQFAYVASHDLQEPLRKIQAFSKRLKEQHSGNLDEEAQDYLSRMDQAANRMRVLISDLLTFSKATRDGKRFTVVDLGDLITRITHDMDYTIEQKQATISVSASIGVYGVETQLYQLFLNLIGNALKFTKSGQPPHVKISAQSATDDQLNLEGIVPRQQYASITIEDNGIGFDRNDAGRIFDLFHRQHIRSEYEGTGIGLAICKKIVSYHNGLIYADSEPGQGSVFTVLLPKKHTNTLNLKSDGKN, encoded by the coding sequence ATGAACATGAGGTTGAGCGGGGCAATCCGGCGATATACGCACAATGTAACGGAACTAGAACAAACTAATCGTGGGTTGGCCAGCAAAGGACAACTGCTGGAGCGGGCAGAGCAGATAGCCCATATCGGAACATGGCAGGTAGACACACGCTCGGGGGCGGTTGAATGGTCGGACGAGCTTTACCGCATTTATGGTTTTACTAAGACCGAGATAACACCTGATGCAGAACTAAACACCCGGGTCATCGTTCCCGAATACCGGGAGAAGGTCGCCAAGGCACTGGAATCCGCAGTAAACAATAATTCAAATTTCGCCGTTGAATACCAGATCATGCAGCCTTCAGGTCTTAGAAAGTATATTCTTGCGCAAGGACTTTACCTGTCAGATGAAAGCCGGCTTGTGGCGACCATCCAGGATATCACAGAACTGAAGGAGGCCGTGCTCAAGCTGAGAATTAACGAGACATTGCTAAGAGAGGCGGAAAAAGTTTCTCACAGCGGGAGTTGGGAGTGGATGGAAGGAAAACAGTACATCCTTTGGTCAGACGAAATGTACAATATTCACGGGTTGTTCCCTCATTCGGTGACAATGAATATCAATACTTACCAAAGTCTGATACATGAGGAGGATCTTAAGGAGGTCACGGCCGAATTTGAACGGGCTCAGATAAGGAAAACGCCATTTAAACTAAATTATCGTATTGTGCGCCCTTCGGGTCAGATCAGGCATGTACTTACTGCGGGCGAATATAAGCGTATTGGCATCAACGACAATTTTGCCTATATCGGAACAACTCAGGACGTTACGGAATTGCGTGAAGCGCAAGTACAGCTTGAAGAAAAGATATCCGCGCTTAACCGGTCAAATCAGGATTTGGAGCAGTTCGCCTATGTCGCTTCGCACGATTTGCAGGAACCGCTGCGAAAAATCCAGGCCTTTAGCAAGCGCCTTAAGGAGCAGCACAGTGGCAACCTTGATGAAGAGGCTCAAGATTATTTGTCCAGAATGGATCAGGCAGCTAACCGCATGCGGGTATTGATCAGCGACCTGCTTACATTTTCAAAAGCTACCCGTGATGGGAAGCGGTTTACGGTGGTCGACCTGGGTGATCTGATCACAAGGATAACGCACGACATGGATTATACGATCGAGCAGAAACAGGCGACGATCAGTGTAAGTGCATCGATAGGCGTTTATGGCGTTGAGACCCAGCTCTACCAGTTGTTTTTGAATCTGATAGGTAATGCGCTTAAATTTACCAAATCCGGACAGCCCCCCCACGTTAAGATCAGCGCACAGTCGGCCACAGACGATCAGTTGAACCTGGAAGGTATAGTCCCCCGGCAACAATACGCTTCAATCACCATTGAAGATAACGGAATAGGTTTTGATAGAAACGACGCAGGGCGGATATTTGATCTCTTTCACAGACAGCATATCCGTAGTGAATATGAGGGGACGGGTATTGGACTGGCCATATGCAAAAAGATAGTGTCGTACCATAATGGGCTGATATATGCAGACAGTGAGCCGGGACAAGGTTCCGTTTTCACTGTGCTGTTGCCTAAAAAGCATACTAACACGCTCAATTTAAAAAGTGATGGAAAAAATTAA
- a CDS encoding sigma-54-dependent transcriptional regulator, with protein MRKILIVDDEVNIGLLLSKFLTRNSFSVTTATSGVTAMEHLSREKYDLVLCDYRLEDTDGKEMLIRIKESYPKTGVIIITGYSDIKLAVELIKLGAYDYITKPLYPDEILNTINKAIETQIALNTDQSDISADAPKQKPAKATYVNTDNFVVGQSQSSKDLLKQIQLVAPTSYSVILMGESGTGKESVAKAIHLNSPRKDQPFVAMDCGSLTKELAGSEFFGHEKGAFTGALYTKIGHFEMANGGTLFLDEVGNLSYDIQAALLRTVQERKIKRIGSTKEIDLDVRIIVATNENLANAIQKGKFREDLFHRFNEFSIELPPLSQRGRDILTFANNFLDFANRELDKNVKGFSAEVEECLLTYNWPGNVRELKNVVRRATLLAETDEIQLKALPLEISTYAKASAIENSLSRFDKPRDLKNAALEAEYETILKVLREVNFNKTKAAKILNIDRKTLYNKMKAINLDT; from the coding sequence ATGAGAAAAATATTAATAGTAGATGATGAGGTCAATATAGGTCTGCTTCTTTCGAAGTTTTTAACCAGGAATTCTTTCAGCGTGACTACCGCAACCAGCGGCGTTACTGCCATGGAACACCTGAGCCGCGAAAAGTACGATCTGGTGCTGTGCGACTATCGTTTGGAAGATACAGATGGAAAGGAAATGCTCATCAGAATTAAGGAAAGCTACCCTAAAACCGGAGTGATCATCATCACTGGTTATTCAGATATCAAGCTGGCTGTTGAACTTATTAAACTTGGGGCCTATGATTACATCACCAAGCCGCTCTATCCCGATGAAATTCTGAACACGATCAACAAAGCGATTGAGACGCAGATCGCACTGAATACGGACCAATCCGATATTTCCGCAGATGCTCCTAAGCAAAAGCCGGCAAAAGCAACCTATGTTAATACGGACAATTTTGTGGTAGGTCAGAGTCAATCTTCAAAAGATTTGCTCAAGCAGATACAGCTTGTAGCACCAACTTCCTACAGCGTCATCCTGATGGGGGAAAGTGGTACAGGGAAAGAGTCGGTTGCAAAGGCGATTCATCTCAACAGTCCCCGAAAAGATCAGCCCTTTGTTGCAATGGACTGTGGATCCTTAACCAAGGAACTTGCCGGCAGCGAGTTCTTTGGGCATGAAAAAGGCGCCTTCACAGGAGCCTTATATACGAAGATCGGTCACTTTGAAATGGCGAACGGAGGTACTTTGTTTCTTGATGAGGTAGGCAACCTATCTTACGATATTCAGGCGGCCTTGCTCCGCACGGTTCAGGAGCGAAAGATAAAGCGGATCGGTAGCACCAAAGAGATAGACCTTGATGTGCGCATTATTGTAGCGACTAACGAGAACCTGGCCAACGCTATTCAAAAAGGTAAATTCAGGGAAGATTTGTTTCACAGATTCAATGAATTTTCCATTGAACTTCCGCCTTTAAGTCAGCGAGGTCGGGATATCCTTACTTTCGCCAATAATTTTCTGGACTTCGCAAACAGGGAACTGGATAAAAACGTAAAAGGATTTTCCGCAGAGGTGGAGGAGTGCCTTCTGACCTATAACTGGCCGGGAAATGTAAGGGAGTTAAAAAACGTTGTGCGACGGGCTACGCTCCTCGCGGAAACCGACGAAATCCAATTGAAAGCCCTTCCACTCGAAATATCGACCTATGCCAAGGCTTCTGCGATAGAGAACTCGCTTTCCCGGTTTGATAAGCCCAGAGACTTGAAAAACGCAGCATTGGAGGCTGAATACGAAACCATTTTGAAGGTGCTGCGCGAGGTCAACTTCAATAAGACCAAGGCAGCCAAGATCCTTAATATCGATCGCAAAACTTTGTATAATAAAATGAAAGCGATCAATCTTGACACATAG
- a CDS encoding enoyl-CoA hydratase/isomerase family protein, translating into MTYQNLLVELRDRILHVTINRAPKLNALNTQTITELSDVIASAQADPNIGGIILTGAGEKAFVAGADIAEFASFNVEQGKALAETGQRSVFNAIETSVKPVIAAINGFALGGGLELALSCHLRIAADHARLGLPEVTLGLIPGYGGTQRLTQLIGKGRALEMIATAEMITASNALEIGIVNHIVPLGELKEKSEEVMRKIIQHAPLAIAAAIRAVNASTGNSGFLTEINEFAACFGTHDFQEGVQAFMEKRKPVFKGI; encoded by the coding sequence ATGACCTATCAAAATCTTCTCGTCGAATTAAGAGACCGTATTCTTCATGTCACGATTAACAGAGCTCCGAAACTCAATGCGCTAAACACTCAGACGATCACCGAACTCAGTGATGTCATCGCTTCGGCGCAGGCAGATCCGAACATTGGAGGGATTATACTTACAGGTGCCGGTGAGAAGGCGTTTGTTGCAGGCGCCGATATCGCTGAATTCGCATCCTTTAATGTAGAACAGGGTAAGGCTTTAGCGGAGACAGGTCAACGCAGCGTTTTTAACGCCATCGAGACTTCCGTTAAGCCGGTTATCGCCGCTATCAACGGTTTTGCACTCGGAGGCGGGCTGGAACTGGCCTTGTCGTGTCATCTTCGCATAGCCGCAGATCACGCGCGGCTGGGTTTACCGGAGGTTACCTTGGGGCTTATACCTGGTTATGGCGGTACACAGCGGTTGACTCAGCTGATCGGCAAAGGTCGGGCACTTGAAATGATCGCAACGGCAGAGATGATCACCGCGTCGAATGCTCTTGAAATCGGAATAGTCAATCATATCGTTCCTTTAGGAGAACTCAAGGAAAAGTCAGAAGAGGTCATGAGAAAAATCATACAGCACGCGCCTTTGGCGATCGCCGCAGCTATCCGGGCCGTAAACGCGTCGACTGGAAATTCCGGCTTTCTGACGGAAATTAACGAGTTTGCCGCGTGCTTCGGTACACATGATTTCCAGGAGGGGGTGCAGGCCTTTATGGAAAAGCGCAAGCCGGTATTCAAGGGCATATAG
- a CDS encoding cobalamin B12-binding domain-containing protein yields the protein MDNALQRPIRVLVAKVGLDGHDRGAKVIATSLRDAGMEVIYTGLRQTPEMVVNTALQEDVDAIGISILSGAHMTVFPKIIRLMNEKGLNDVLLTGGGIIPAADALALKKMGVGELFSPGTTMASVVDYIKNWVSVNRTF from the coding sequence ATGGATAACGCATTACAAAGACCGATACGTGTTCTTGTCGCGAAAGTGGGGCTTGACGGACATGACAGAGGCGCAAAAGTAATCGCTACTTCGCTCCGCGATGCCGGAATGGAAGTCATCTATACAGGGTTAAGGCAAACGCCGGAGATGGTGGTGAATACAGCATTGCAGGAAGATGTCGACGCTATCGGCATCTCAATTCTTTCCGGCGCGCATATGACCGTATTCCCTAAGATCATACGGTTGATGAATGAGAAGGGACTCAACGACGTGTTGCTTACCGGAGGTGGCATAATTCCGGCGGCAGATGCCTTAGCGCTCAAGAAAATGGGTGTAGGAGAGCTGTTTTCGCCGGGTACTACAATGGCATCCGTTGTCGATTATATAAAGAACTGGGTATCCGTAAACAGAACTTTTTAA